The Coregonus clupeaformis isolate EN_2021a chromosome 6, ASM2061545v1, whole genome shotgun sequence genome has a segment encoding these proteins:
- the LOC121567466 gene encoding inositol polyphosphate 5-phosphatase K isoform X3 has product MKNDDDTKEDTQSQVKNSVSMEKNCCNKDAFRLHMVTWNVATADPPDDISSLLHLNSPKTPDLYVIGLQEVYAAPHRFIIDMAVEDSWSHLFMSSLAPRGYLKPRFVLQVSSIRMQGLLLLFFSRLAHVPFIRDIQATYTRTGMFGYWGNKGGVSIRLSFYGHMLCFLNCHLAAHMQYASQRVDEFEYILDTQIFDPKKTPRILDHKLVFWFGDLNFRIQDHGMHFLRNCITSHKFNLLWSKDQLTMMKKKEAFLQEFDEGPLDFQPSYKFDRFSDCYDSSGKMRKPAWTDRILWRVKPKEPPPEEEEDEDRDSGLDEKNTKQQEEEEEEEEEFPLKLKQDSYTSDMEYGVSDHKPVIGIFTLELRKMYETPLVRVCAEGEWSADFDAMVIYSPLQPFPSSAWDWIGLYKVGFRSVSDYITYTWVKDDEVSFNDELTQVYVSKDEIPVLGGECVLCYYCSTLQCIGGISSPFKVQESKVAVEEGLAPENINGLDKATAS; this is encoded by the exons ATGAAGAACGATGATGATACCAAAGAAGACACCCAGTCACAAGTCAAGAACTCAGTCAGCATGGAGAAGAACTGCTGCAACAAGGACGCTTTCAG gctTCACATGGTCACGTGGAACGTCGCTACAGCTGATCCTCCAGATGACATCAGCTCCTTGCTTCACCTGAACTCCCCAAAGACCCCAGACCTCTACGTGATTGG tctCCAGGAGGTGTACGCTGCTCCTCACAGGTTCATCATAGACATGGCCGTTGAGGACTCCTGGAGCCATCTCTTCATGTCCAGCCTGGCACCACGAGGCTACCTGAAG CCCAGGTTTGTGTTGCAGGTGTCCTCCATCCGAATGCAGGGCCTCCTACTGCTGTTCTTCTCCAGACTGGCCCACGTTCCATTCATTAGAGACATCCAGGCCACCTACACTCGCACAGGCATGTTCGGCTACTGG GGGAATAAAGGTGGGGTGTCCATCCGTCTGTCTTTCTACGGCCACATGCTCTGCTTCCTCAACTGCCACCTGGCAGCACACATGCAGTACGCCTCGCAGCGCGTCGACGAGTTCGAGTACATCCTAGACACACAGATCTTCGACCCCAAAAAGACACCGCGAATCCTCGACCACAA gctGGTCTTTTGGTTTGGGGATTTGAACTTCCGCATCCAAGATCACGGCATGCATTTTTTGCGCAACTGCATCACCAGCCATAAGTTCAACTTACTGTGGAGCAAAGACCAG TTGACCATGATGAAGAAGAAGGAGGCTTTCCTGCAGGAGTTTGACGAGGGACCTCTGGACTTTCAACCAAGCTACAAATTCGACAGGTTCTCTGACTGCTATGACAGCAG TGGTAAGATGCGTAAGCCGGCCTGGACAGACCGGATCCTGTGGAGGGTGAAGCCCAAAGAGCCACccccagaggaggaggaggacgaggacagGGACTCTGGTCTGGATGAGAAGAACACcaagcagcaggaggaggaggaggaggaggaggaagagttcCCTCTGAAACTCAAGCAGGACTCGTACACCAGCGACATGGAGTACGGCGTCAGCGACCACAAGCCTGTCATCGGCATCTTCACCTTGGAG TTGAGGAAGATGTACGAGACGCCGTTGGTGCGCGTGTGTGCCGAGGGGGAATGGAGCGCCGACTTTGATGCCATGGTGATCTACAGCCCCCTTCAGCCCTTCCCTTCTAGTGCCTGGGACTGGATAGGCCTCTACAAG GTGGGATTCAGGAGTGTTTCGGACTACATTACCTACACCTGGGTGAAGGATGATGAGGTCTCATTTAATGACGAGCTCACCCAG GTCTATGTGAGCAAGGATGAGATTCCGGTGCTCGGAGGGGAGTGCGTGCTCTGCTACTACTGCAGTACGCTCCAATGCATTGGGGGTATTAGCTCACCCTTTAAG GTACAAGAGTCCAAAGTGGCCGTTGAGGAAGGTCTAGCGCCGGAGAACATCAACGGCCTTGACAAGGCCACAGCCAGTTAG
- the LOC121567466 gene encoding inositol polyphosphate 5-phosphatase K isoform X1, with protein sequence MKNDDDTKEDTQSQVKNSVSMEKNCCNKDAFRLHMVTWNVATADPPDDISSLLHLNSPKTPDLYVIGLQEVYAAPHRFIIDMAVEDSWSHLFMSSLAPRGYLKPRFVLQVSSIRMQGLLLLFFSRLAHVPFIRDIQATYTRTGMFGYWGNKGGVSIRLSFYGHMLCFLNCHLAAHMQYASQRVDEFEYILDTQIFDPKKTPRILDHKLVFWFGDLNFRIQDHGMHFLRNCITSHKFNLLWSKDQLTMMKKKEAFLQEFDEGPLDFQPSYKFDRFSDCYDSRPHRTWFVFHGKMRKPAWTDRILWRVKPKEPPPEEEEDEDRDSGLDEKNTKQQEEEEEEEEEFPLKLKQDSYTSDMEYGVSDHKPVIGIFTLELRKMYETPLVRVCAEGEWSADFDAMVIYSPLQPFPSSAWDWIGLYKVGFRSVSDYITYTWVKDDEVSFNDELTQVYVSKDEIPVLGGECVLCYYCSTLQCIGGISSPFKVQESKVAVEEGLAPENINGLDKATAS encoded by the exons ATGAAGAACGATGATGATACCAAAGAAGACACCCAGTCACAAGTCAAGAACTCAGTCAGCATGGAGAAGAACTGCTGCAACAAGGACGCTTTCAG gctTCACATGGTCACGTGGAACGTCGCTACAGCTGATCCTCCAGATGACATCAGCTCCTTGCTTCACCTGAACTCCCCAAAGACCCCAGACCTCTACGTGATTGG tctCCAGGAGGTGTACGCTGCTCCTCACAGGTTCATCATAGACATGGCCGTTGAGGACTCCTGGAGCCATCTCTTCATGTCCAGCCTGGCACCACGAGGCTACCTGAAG CCCAGGTTTGTGTTGCAGGTGTCCTCCATCCGAATGCAGGGCCTCCTACTGCTGTTCTTCTCCAGACTGGCCCACGTTCCATTCATTAGAGACATCCAGGCCACCTACACTCGCACAGGCATGTTCGGCTACTGG GGGAATAAAGGTGGGGTGTCCATCCGTCTGTCTTTCTACGGCCACATGCTCTGCTTCCTCAACTGCCACCTGGCAGCACACATGCAGTACGCCTCGCAGCGCGTCGACGAGTTCGAGTACATCCTAGACACACAGATCTTCGACCCCAAAAAGACACCGCGAATCCTCGACCACAA gctGGTCTTTTGGTTTGGGGATTTGAACTTCCGCATCCAAGATCACGGCATGCATTTTTTGCGCAACTGCATCACCAGCCATAAGTTCAACTTACTGTGGAGCAAAGACCAG TTGACCATGATGAAGAAGAAGGAGGCTTTCCTGCAGGAGTTTGACGAGGGACCTCTGGACTTTCAACCAAGCTACAAATTCGACAGGTTCTCTGACTGCTATGACAGCAG GCCCCACAGGACATGGTTTGTTTTTCA TGGTAAGATGCGTAAGCCGGCCTGGACAGACCGGATCCTGTGGAGGGTGAAGCCCAAAGAGCCACccccagaggaggaggaggacgaggacagGGACTCTGGTCTGGATGAGAAGAACACcaagcagcaggaggaggaggaggaggaggaggaagagttcCCTCTGAAACTCAAGCAGGACTCGTACACCAGCGACATGGAGTACGGCGTCAGCGACCACAAGCCTGTCATCGGCATCTTCACCTTGGAG TTGAGGAAGATGTACGAGACGCCGTTGGTGCGCGTGTGTGCCGAGGGGGAATGGAGCGCCGACTTTGATGCCATGGTGATCTACAGCCCCCTTCAGCCCTTCCCTTCTAGTGCCTGGGACTGGATAGGCCTCTACAAG GTGGGATTCAGGAGTGTTTCGGACTACATTACCTACACCTGGGTGAAGGATGATGAGGTCTCATTTAATGACGAGCTCACCCAG GTCTATGTGAGCAAGGATGAGATTCCGGTGCTCGGAGGGGAGTGCGTGCTCTGCTACTACTGCAGTACGCTCCAATGCATTGGGGGTATTAGCTCACCCTTTAAG GTACAAGAGTCCAAAGTGGCCGTTGAGGAAGGTCTAGCGCCGGAGAACATCAACGGCCTTGACAAGGCCACAGCCAGTTAG
- the LOC121567466 gene encoding inositol polyphosphate 5-phosphatase K isoform X2 produces MKNDDDTKEDTQSQVKNSVSMEKNCCNKDAFRLHMVTWNVATADPPDDISSLLHLNSPKTPDLYVIGLQEVYAAPHRFIIDMAVEDSWSHLFMSSLAPRGYLKVSSIRMQGLLLLFFSRLAHVPFIRDIQATYTRTGMFGYWGNKGGVSIRLSFYGHMLCFLNCHLAAHMQYASQRVDEFEYILDTQIFDPKKTPRILDHKLVFWFGDLNFRIQDHGMHFLRNCITSHKFNLLWSKDQLTMMKKKEAFLQEFDEGPLDFQPSYKFDRFSDCYDSRPHRTWFVFHGKMRKPAWTDRILWRVKPKEPPPEEEEDEDRDSGLDEKNTKQQEEEEEEEEEFPLKLKQDSYTSDMEYGVSDHKPVIGIFTLELRKMYETPLVRVCAEGEWSADFDAMVIYSPLQPFPSSAWDWIGLYKVGFRSVSDYITYTWVKDDEVSFNDELTQVYVSKDEIPVLGGECVLCYYCSTLQCIGGISSPFKVQESKVAVEEGLAPENINGLDKATAS; encoded by the exons ATGAAGAACGATGATGATACCAAAGAAGACACCCAGTCACAAGTCAAGAACTCAGTCAGCATGGAGAAGAACTGCTGCAACAAGGACGCTTTCAG gctTCACATGGTCACGTGGAACGTCGCTACAGCTGATCCTCCAGATGACATCAGCTCCTTGCTTCACCTGAACTCCCCAAAGACCCCAGACCTCTACGTGATTGG tctCCAGGAGGTGTACGCTGCTCCTCACAGGTTCATCATAGACATGGCCGTTGAGGACTCCTGGAGCCATCTCTTCATGTCCAGCCTGGCACCACGAGGCTACCTGAAG GTGTCCTCCATCCGAATGCAGGGCCTCCTACTGCTGTTCTTCTCCAGACTGGCCCACGTTCCATTCATTAGAGACATCCAGGCCACCTACACTCGCACAGGCATGTTCGGCTACTGG GGGAATAAAGGTGGGGTGTCCATCCGTCTGTCTTTCTACGGCCACATGCTCTGCTTCCTCAACTGCCACCTGGCAGCACACATGCAGTACGCCTCGCAGCGCGTCGACGAGTTCGAGTACATCCTAGACACACAGATCTTCGACCCCAAAAAGACACCGCGAATCCTCGACCACAA gctGGTCTTTTGGTTTGGGGATTTGAACTTCCGCATCCAAGATCACGGCATGCATTTTTTGCGCAACTGCATCACCAGCCATAAGTTCAACTTACTGTGGAGCAAAGACCAG TTGACCATGATGAAGAAGAAGGAGGCTTTCCTGCAGGAGTTTGACGAGGGACCTCTGGACTTTCAACCAAGCTACAAATTCGACAGGTTCTCTGACTGCTATGACAGCAG GCCCCACAGGACATGGTTTGTTTTTCA TGGTAAGATGCGTAAGCCGGCCTGGACAGACCGGATCCTGTGGAGGGTGAAGCCCAAAGAGCCACccccagaggaggaggaggacgaggacagGGACTCTGGTCTGGATGAGAAGAACACcaagcagcaggaggaggaggaggaggaggaggaagagttcCCTCTGAAACTCAAGCAGGACTCGTACACCAGCGACATGGAGTACGGCGTCAGCGACCACAAGCCTGTCATCGGCATCTTCACCTTGGAG TTGAGGAAGATGTACGAGACGCCGTTGGTGCGCGTGTGTGCCGAGGGGGAATGGAGCGCCGACTTTGATGCCATGGTGATCTACAGCCCCCTTCAGCCCTTCCCTTCTAGTGCCTGGGACTGGATAGGCCTCTACAAG GTGGGATTCAGGAGTGTTTCGGACTACATTACCTACACCTGGGTGAAGGATGATGAGGTCTCATTTAATGACGAGCTCACCCAG GTCTATGTGAGCAAGGATGAGATTCCGGTGCTCGGAGGGGAGTGCGTGCTCTGCTACTACTGCAGTACGCTCCAATGCATTGGGGGTATTAGCTCACCCTTTAAG GTACAAGAGTCCAAAGTGGCCGTTGAGGAAGGTCTAGCGCCGGAGAACATCAACGGCCTTGACAAGGCCACAGCCAGTTAG
- the LOC121567466 gene encoding inositol polyphosphate 5-phosphatase K isoform X4, translating to MKNDDDTKEDTQSQVKNSVSMEKNCCNKDAFRLHMVTWNVATADPPDDISSLLHLNSPKTPDLYVIGLQEVYAAPHRFIIDMAVEDSWSHLFMSSLAPRGYLKVSSIRMQGLLLLFFSRLAHVPFIRDIQATYTRTGMFGYWGNKGGVSIRLSFYGHMLCFLNCHLAAHMQYASQRVDEFEYILDTQIFDPKKTPRILDHKLVFWFGDLNFRIQDHGMHFLRNCITSHKFNLLWSKDQLTMMKKKEAFLQEFDEGPLDFQPSYKFDRFSDCYDSSGKMRKPAWTDRILWRVKPKEPPPEEEEDEDRDSGLDEKNTKQQEEEEEEEEEFPLKLKQDSYTSDMEYGVSDHKPVIGIFTLELRKMYETPLVRVCAEGEWSADFDAMVIYSPLQPFPSSAWDWIGLYKVGFRSVSDYITYTWVKDDEVSFNDELTQVYVSKDEIPVLGGECVLCYYCSTLQCIGGISSPFKVQESKVAVEEGLAPENINGLDKATAS from the exons ATGAAGAACGATGATGATACCAAAGAAGACACCCAGTCACAAGTCAAGAACTCAGTCAGCATGGAGAAGAACTGCTGCAACAAGGACGCTTTCAG gctTCACATGGTCACGTGGAACGTCGCTACAGCTGATCCTCCAGATGACATCAGCTCCTTGCTTCACCTGAACTCCCCAAAGACCCCAGACCTCTACGTGATTGG tctCCAGGAGGTGTACGCTGCTCCTCACAGGTTCATCATAGACATGGCCGTTGAGGACTCCTGGAGCCATCTCTTCATGTCCAGCCTGGCACCACGAGGCTACCTGAAG GTGTCCTCCATCCGAATGCAGGGCCTCCTACTGCTGTTCTTCTCCAGACTGGCCCACGTTCCATTCATTAGAGACATCCAGGCCACCTACACTCGCACAGGCATGTTCGGCTACTGG GGGAATAAAGGTGGGGTGTCCATCCGTCTGTCTTTCTACGGCCACATGCTCTGCTTCCTCAACTGCCACCTGGCAGCACACATGCAGTACGCCTCGCAGCGCGTCGACGAGTTCGAGTACATCCTAGACACACAGATCTTCGACCCCAAAAAGACACCGCGAATCCTCGACCACAA gctGGTCTTTTGGTTTGGGGATTTGAACTTCCGCATCCAAGATCACGGCATGCATTTTTTGCGCAACTGCATCACCAGCCATAAGTTCAACTTACTGTGGAGCAAAGACCAG TTGACCATGATGAAGAAGAAGGAGGCTTTCCTGCAGGAGTTTGACGAGGGACCTCTGGACTTTCAACCAAGCTACAAATTCGACAGGTTCTCTGACTGCTATGACAGCAG TGGTAAGATGCGTAAGCCGGCCTGGACAGACCGGATCCTGTGGAGGGTGAAGCCCAAAGAGCCACccccagaggaggaggaggacgaggacagGGACTCTGGTCTGGATGAGAAGAACACcaagcagcaggaggaggaggaggaggaggaggaagagttcCCTCTGAAACTCAAGCAGGACTCGTACACCAGCGACATGGAGTACGGCGTCAGCGACCACAAGCCTGTCATCGGCATCTTCACCTTGGAG TTGAGGAAGATGTACGAGACGCCGTTGGTGCGCGTGTGTGCCGAGGGGGAATGGAGCGCCGACTTTGATGCCATGGTGATCTACAGCCCCCTTCAGCCCTTCCCTTCTAGTGCCTGGGACTGGATAGGCCTCTACAAG GTGGGATTCAGGAGTGTTTCGGACTACATTACCTACACCTGGGTGAAGGATGATGAGGTCTCATTTAATGACGAGCTCACCCAG GTCTATGTGAGCAAGGATGAGATTCCGGTGCTCGGAGGGGAGTGCGTGCTCTGCTACTACTGCAGTACGCTCCAATGCATTGGGGGTATTAGCTCACCCTTTAAG GTACAAGAGTCCAAAGTGGCCGTTGAGGAAGGTCTAGCGCCGGAGAACATCAACGGCCTTGACAAGGCCACAGCCAGTTAG
- the LOC121567468 gene encoding centrosomal protein of 55 kDa-like, which produces MSSSKKTNFVDKIGVRLCCSKKDMEISKLRKENAYLRKSLDELSRQKGEPSDSENNKLLLEKILSLETLREKNTQQLLAMDQEICSLWQQAHAAGGETVASLEAQIDHYVREAKQRKRLFQSLQAETEDIKNKLVSMSAKCQELKRSRAGAGLHSCPSDGQVSTTSTAMSHDHLRDALEKNQQWLAYDQQREAYVKAVLARVFGLEQQLNQAKQALAQQHKDAHSEDRSVQIQKHYEKLLLTTKKELETQREQVNTAQRQLTELQCRYEEKQREVGDARQQFQSERLSIRQSVQKETRRSGDREGRLWGDMEELQARLEEKEIRSAELLVQVNLLQKSLLSLHEEQKRVTILEQQIQVSAKDLEDEKRDCQYLQQQLHMVLKELRKAKHHVAKLESEKGQRELSCLYEASAHSRPPAPLKPSKESVTSPSQVLNQLDKRFLECPSCQAQYLTSHHRELLAHLEHCL; this is translated from the coding sequence ATGTCATCCAGCAAAAAAACCAACTTCGTCGACAAGATAGGTGTAAGGCTGTGTTGCTCTAAAAAGGATATGGAGATCAGTAAACTCAGAAAGGAGAATGCATATCTCAGGAAGTCATTGGATGAGCTGTCTCGTCAGAAAGGAGAACCATCAGATTCTGAAAATAACAAGCTTTTATTAGAGAAAATCCTGTCACTAGAGACTCTACGGGAGAAGAACACTCAGCAGCTACTGGCCATGGACCAGGAAATCTGCTCTCTTTGGCAGCAGGCCCATGCCGCGGGGGGTGAAACAGTGGCCAGTCTGGAGGCCCAGATAGACCACTATGTCAGGGAGGCCAAGCAGAGAAAAAGACTCTTCCAGTCACTCCAAGCCGAGACAGAGGACATTAAGAACAAGCTGGTGTCCATGTCTGCTAAGTGCCAGGAGCTGAAGAGAAGTAGAGCTGGCGCTGGGTTGCATAGCTGCCCATCAGATGGACAGGTGTCCACCACCAGTACTGCAATGAGCCACGACCACCTCAGAGATGCCCTGGAAAAGAACCAGCAGTGGCTGGCCTACGACCAGCAGAGAGAGGCCTATGTGAAGGCGGTGTTGGCCCGGGTGTTTGGGCTGGAACAGCAGCTGAACCAGGCCAAGCAGGCCCTCGCACAGCAGCATAAAGACGCCCATTCAGAAGACAGGTCAGTGCAGATACAGAAGCACTATGAGAAATTGTTACTGACGACCAAGAAGGAGCTGGAAACTCAGCGAGAGCAGGTCAATACAGCCCAGAGACAACTAACTGAGCTGCAGTGTAGGTATgaggagaagcagagagaggtgggagatgcGAGGCAGCAGTTCCAGTCGGAGAGGCTGAGTATCCGGCAGAGTGTCCAGAAGGAGACGCGTCGCTCTGGGGACAGAGAGGGCCGTCTGTGGGGTGACATGGAGGAGCTCCAGGCCAGACTAGAGGAAAAGGAGATCAGGTCTGCTGAGCTCCTAGTGCAGGTGAATCTACTGCAGAAGTCCTTACTGAGCCTGCATGAGGAGCAGAAACGCGTCACGATTCTGGAACAGCAGATCCAGGTGTCTGCCAAAGACCTGGAGGACGAGAAGCGAGACTGTCAGTATTTACAACAACAGCTCCACATGGTGTTGAAGGAGCTACGCAAGGCAAAGCACCACGTCGCCAAACTCGAGTCAGAGAAGGGGCAGAGGGAGTTGTCCTGCCTGTACGAGGCCAGCGCTCACAGCAGACCCCCAGCACCCCTGAAGCCCTCCAAAGAGAGCGTCACTTCCCCCTCTCAGGTCCTCAACCAGCTAGACAAGAGATTCTTAGAGTGTCCCAGCTGCCAAGCCCAGTACCTTACCAGCCACCACCGAGAGCTGCTGGCCCACCTTGAGCACTGTCTGTAA
- the LOC121567470 gene encoding tektin-1 isoform X1 gives MNCRGEMSRLMEPQPKFLPPEWRLANQIHYGSAEAERSRSERLTAESKRLIEESGMAAKRMQQDANKRLEQRIHDIKFWRSELDQKLEEIVQEIKVLVTCTSRVERALESCAQPLSVALQCLTERQKRVSIDLVHDEVEWELMKESEVIEGVASLLNRTLEQTNEQIRLNRSAKYYLEKDLRDKLQAEQIDGFCSILTNTSPNIDNVASQTALAVPGATVTPEEWDTFSNINILKAESEKKNSLSLRALVESLLEQMAADMRRQHNATGNALRLQVQETKTAKGQLEDHLAKVLSEVSSQEWNLETLHVAIEDKAGPLKVAQTRLSTRSQRPSIELCHDPVQVRLLSEVQELTAHIKRLREAQAQSEMELLALTRSQLILEEEIQVKSHTLYIDEVICTQLRQSISIHSF, from the exons ATG AATTGCAGAGGAGAAATGTCTAGGTTGATGGAACCTCAGCCCAAGTTCCTGCCACCAGAATGGAGGCTTGCAAACCAAATACATTATGGGAGTGCAGAGGCTGAGCGTTCACGCTCTGAGCGACTCACGGCTGAGAGTAAGAGGCTGATAGAGGAGAGTGGCATGGCAGCCAAACGCATGCAACAGGATGCCAACAAGAGACTGG AGCAGAGAATCCATGACATCAAGTTCTGGAGGTCAGAGCTGGACCAGAAGCTGGAGGAGATTGTCCAGGAGATTAAGGTGCTGGTAACCTGTACGAGCCGGGTGGAGAGAGCCCTGGAGAGCTGTGCCCAGCCCCTCAGTGTCGCCCTGCAGTGCCTGACTGAGAG GCAGAAGCGTGTTTCCATTGACCTGGTACATGACGAGGTGGAGTGGGAACTGATGAAGGAGAGCGAGGTGATCGAGGGAGTGGCATCACTGCTGAATCGCACCCTGGAGCAGACCAATGAACAGATCAG ACTGAACCGCTCTGCAAAGTACTACCTAGAGAAGGACCTGCGGGACAAGCTCCAAGCAGAGCAGATTGATGGTTTCTGCTCCATCCTCACAAACACCTCCCCGAATATTGACAACGTGGCTAGTCAGACAGCACTCGCAGTACCAGG TGCCACTGTGACACCAGAGGAGTGGGACACCTTCTCCAACATCAACATCCTCAAAGCAGAGAGCGAGAAGAAGAACTCCCTGTCGCTGAGGGCTCTGGTGGAGAGCCTCCTGGAGCAGATGGCTGCTGACATGCGCAGGCAGCACAACGCTACGGGCAATGCCCTCCGGCTGCAGGTCCAGGAGACCAAGACGGCCAAAGGACAACTAGAGGACCACCTGGCAAAG GTTCTGTCAGAGGTGTCCAGCCAGGAGTGGAACCTGGAGACCCTGCACGTGGCCATCGAAGACAAAGCAGGTCCCCTGAAGGTGGCCCAGACGCGGCTGTCCACCCGCAGCCAGAGACCCAGCATCGAGCTCTGTCATGACCCGGTCCAGGTCCGCCTGCTCTCCGAGGTCCAGGAGCTCACTGCACACATCAAGAG ACTGCGAGAGGCCCAGGCCCAGTCGGAGATGGAGCTGCTGGCCCTGACCCGCTCCCAGCTGATCCTGGAAGAGGAGATCCAGGTCAAGTCCCACACCCTCTACATCGACGAAGTCATCTGCACCCAGCTCCGACAGTCCATCTCCATCCACAGCTTCTGA
- the LOC121567470 gene encoding tektin-1 isoform X2 codes for MSRLMEPQPKFLPPEWRLANQIHYGSAEAERSRSERLTAESKRLIEESGMAAKRMQQDANKRLEQRIHDIKFWRSELDQKLEEIVQEIKVLVTCTSRVERALESCAQPLSVALQCLTERQKRVSIDLVHDEVEWELMKESEVIEGVASLLNRTLEQTNEQIRLNRSAKYYLEKDLRDKLQAEQIDGFCSILTNTSPNIDNVASQTALAVPGATVTPEEWDTFSNINILKAESEKKNSLSLRALVESLLEQMAADMRRQHNATGNALRLQVQETKTAKGQLEDHLAKVLSEVSSQEWNLETLHVAIEDKAGPLKVAQTRLSTRSQRPSIELCHDPVQVRLLSEVQELTAHIKRLREAQAQSEMELLALTRSQLILEEEIQVKSHTLYIDEVICTQLRQSISIHSF; via the exons ATGTCTAGGTTGATGGAACCTCAGCCCAAGTTCCTGCCACCAGAATGGAGGCTTGCAAACCAAATACATTATGGGAGTGCAGAGGCTGAGCGTTCACGCTCTGAGCGACTCACGGCTGAGAGTAAGAGGCTGATAGAGGAGAGTGGCATGGCAGCCAAACGCATGCAACAGGATGCCAACAAGAGACTGG AGCAGAGAATCCATGACATCAAGTTCTGGAGGTCAGAGCTGGACCAGAAGCTGGAGGAGATTGTCCAGGAGATTAAGGTGCTGGTAACCTGTACGAGCCGGGTGGAGAGAGCCCTGGAGAGCTGTGCCCAGCCCCTCAGTGTCGCCCTGCAGTGCCTGACTGAGAG GCAGAAGCGTGTTTCCATTGACCTGGTACATGACGAGGTGGAGTGGGAACTGATGAAGGAGAGCGAGGTGATCGAGGGAGTGGCATCACTGCTGAATCGCACCCTGGAGCAGACCAATGAACAGATCAG ACTGAACCGCTCTGCAAAGTACTACCTAGAGAAGGACCTGCGGGACAAGCTCCAAGCAGAGCAGATTGATGGTTTCTGCTCCATCCTCACAAACACCTCCCCGAATATTGACAACGTGGCTAGTCAGACAGCACTCGCAGTACCAGG TGCCACTGTGACACCAGAGGAGTGGGACACCTTCTCCAACATCAACATCCTCAAAGCAGAGAGCGAGAAGAAGAACTCCCTGTCGCTGAGGGCTCTGGTGGAGAGCCTCCTGGAGCAGATGGCTGCTGACATGCGCAGGCAGCACAACGCTACGGGCAATGCCCTCCGGCTGCAGGTCCAGGAGACCAAGACGGCCAAAGGACAACTAGAGGACCACCTGGCAAAG GTTCTGTCAGAGGTGTCCAGCCAGGAGTGGAACCTGGAGACCCTGCACGTGGCCATCGAAGACAAAGCAGGTCCCCTGAAGGTGGCCCAGACGCGGCTGTCCACCCGCAGCCAGAGACCCAGCATCGAGCTCTGTCATGACCCGGTCCAGGTCCGCCTGCTCTCCGAGGTCCAGGAGCTCACTGCACACATCAAGAG ACTGCGAGAGGCCCAGGCCCAGTCGGAGATGGAGCTGCTGGCCCTGACCCGCTCCCAGCTGATCCTGGAAGAGGAGATCCAGGTCAAGTCCCACACCCTCTACATCGACGAAGTCATCTGCACCCAGCTCCGACAGTCCATCTCCATCCACAGCTTCTGA